From Streptomyces griseorubiginosus, one genomic window encodes:
- the dapF gene encoding diaminopimelate epimerase produces the protein MSTRIPFLKGHGTENDFVIIPDPENTLDLPPETVAALCDRRAGIGGDGLLHVVRSASHPEAAHLASEAEWFMDYRNGDGSIAEMCGNGVRVFACYLQHAGHVTEGDLAVATRGGVKTVHIDKAGDVTVGMGRALLPAGDVTVSVGERDWPARNVNMGNPHAVAFVDDLAHAGDLYSPPPFSPAAAYPDGVNVEFVVERGPRHVAMRVHERGSGETRSCGTGACAVAVAAARRDGADPAVTGTPVTYTVDVPGGTLVITERADGEIEMTGPAVIVAEGEIDADWLENAVR, from the coding sequence ATGAGCACGCGGATCCCCTTCCTCAAGGGTCACGGCACCGAGAACGACTTCGTGATCATCCCGGACCCGGAGAACACCCTCGACCTGCCCCCGGAGACCGTCGCCGCCCTCTGCGACCGCCGGGCCGGCATCGGCGGTGACGGACTGCTCCACGTCGTGCGATCCGCGTCACACCCCGAGGCCGCGCACCTGGCGTCCGAGGCCGAGTGGTTCATGGACTACCGCAACGGCGACGGCTCGATCGCCGAGATGTGCGGCAACGGCGTACGCGTCTTCGCCTGCTACCTCCAGCACGCCGGCCATGTCACCGAGGGCGACCTCGCCGTGGCCACCCGCGGCGGGGTGAAGACCGTGCACATCGACAAGGCGGGCGACGTCACCGTGGGCATGGGCAGGGCGCTGCTCCCCGCTGGTGACGTCACCGTGAGCGTCGGGGAGCGGGACTGGCCCGCGCGGAACGTGAACATGGGCAACCCGCACGCCGTCGCCTTCGTGGACGACCTCGCGCACGCCGGTGACCTGTACTCCCCGCCGCCCTTCAGCCCGGCCGCCGCCTACCCGGACGGGGTCAACGTCGAGTTCGTCGTCGAGCGCGGCCCCCGTCACGTCGCGATGCGCGTGCACGAGCGCGGCTCCGGCGAGACCCGCTCCTGCGGCACCGGCGCGTGTGCCGTCGCCGTCGCCGCCGCCCGCAGGGACGGCGCCGACCCCGCGGTCACCGGCACCCCGGTGACCTACACCGTGGACGTGCCCGGCGGCACCCTCGTGATCACCGAGCGGGCGGACGGCGAGATCGAGATGACCGGCCCCGCGGTGATCGTCGCCGAGGGCGAGATCGACGCCGACTGGCTTGAAAACGCCGTTCGTTGA
- the miaA gene encoding tRNA (adenosine(37)-N6)-dimethylallyltransferase MiaA: MSSAPPAPRVIAVVGPTAAGKSDLGVFLAQRLGGEVVNADSMQLYRGMDIGTAKLTPQERDGVPHHLLDIWDVTVTASVAEYQRLARARIDALLAEGRWPILVGGSGLYVRGAVDNLEFPGTDPDVRARLEDELVLRGSGALHARLAAADPGAARAILPSNGRRIVRALEVIEITGKPFTANLPGHDSVYDTLQIGVDVARPELDDRIARRVDRMWDAGLVDEVRELEARGLREGRTASRALGYQQVLAALTGECTMEDARAETVRATKRFARRQDSWFRRDPRVHWLSGAAAHLTELPQLALALVERPVTA; the protein is encoded by the coding sequence GTGAGCAGCGCACCCCCCGCCCCCCGCGTCATCGCCGTCGTCGGACCCACCGCGGCCGGAAAGTCCGATCTGGGCGTCTTCCTCGCCCAGCGCCTGGGAGGCGAGGTCGTCAACGCCGACTCCATGCAGCTCTACCGAGGGATGGACATCGGCACCGCCAAGCTGACGCCCCAGGAGCGCGACGGCGTCCCGCACCACCTCCTGGACATCTGGGACGTCACGGTCACCGCCTCCGTCGCCGAGTACCAGCGGCTCGCCCGCGCCAGGATCGACGCCCTGCTCGCCGAGGGCCGCTGGCCGATCCTCGTCGGCGGCTCCGGGCTGTACGTCCGCGGGGCCGTCGACAACCTGGAGTTCCCCGGCACCGACCCCGACGTCAGGGCCCGACTGGAGGACGAGCTCGTCCTGCGTGGCTCCGGCGCGCTGCACGCCCGTCTCGCCGCCGCCGACCCCGGCGCCGCACGGGCGATCCTGCCCAGCAACGGCCGCCGTATCGTCCGGGCGCTGGAGGTGATCGAGATCACCGGCAAGCCCTTCACGGCCAACCTTCCCGGCCATGACTCCGTCTACGACACCCTCCAGATCGGCGTCGACGTGGCCCGGCCCGAGCTCGACGACCGCATCGCGCGCCGGGTCGACCGGATGTGGGACGCGGGACTCGTGGACGAGGTGCGGGAGCTCGAGGCGCGCGGGTTGCGCGAGGGGCGCACGGCCTCGCGCGCACTCGGGTACCAGCAGGTGCTCGCGGCGCTCACGGGGGAGTGCACGATGGAGGACGCGCGGGCCGAGACCGTACGGGCCACGAAACGCTTCGCGCGCCGCCAGGATTCATGGTTCAGGCGCGACCCGCGGGTGCATTGGTTGAGTGGGGCTGCGGCGCATCTCACAGAACTTCCGCAGCTCGCACTGGCGTTGGTCGAACGACCGGTTACAGCCTGA
- a CDS encoding antitoxin, protein MGLLDNFKAKLSPAKDKVSGLAQQHGGKIQHGLDKAAKVVDEKTKGKYSDRIHTGTGKAKHAMDRLAHKDGTEGPGGGTTPPASPPPAS, encoded by the coding sequence ATGGGTCTCCTGGACAATTTCAAGGCCAAGCTCAGCCCGGCGAAGGACAAGGTCTCCGGCCTCGCGCAACAGCACGGGGGGAAGATCCAGCACGGCCTCGACAAGGCCGCGAAGGTCGTGGACGAGAAGACCAAGGGCAAGTACAGCGACAGGATCCACACGGGCACGGGCAAGGCCAAGCACGCCATGGACCGACTCGCGCACAAGGACGGCACGGAGGGACCCGGCGGCGGCACCACGCCACCGGCCTCACCGCCGCCCGCTTCCTGA
- a CDS encoding class III extradiol dioxygenase subunit B-like domain-containing protein yields MLVAAAVCPCPPLLVPEVAAGAAPELDAARAACTDALGVLAAARPDLLVVVGPAEQSGRGVLPEGTRGSFRGFGVGVDVRLGRDGESERELPTSLAVAAWLLARTGWSDAPIEGLGVGEPLEPERCIQTGRGIAARAERVALLVMGDASACRTLKAPGYLDERAAPFDAEVARALGAADVAALRALDADLAYELKASGRAPWQVLAGAAEGADLGGSLLYEDAPYGVGYVVATWS; encoded by the coding sequence ATGCTTGTCGCCGCCGCCGTCTGCCCCTGCCCGCCGCTCCTCGTGCCCGAGGTCGCCGCGGGCGCCGCGCCCGAACTGGACGCCGCGCGTGCCGCGTGCACGGACGCGCTGGGCGTGCTCGCCGCCGCCCGGCCGGATCTCCTCGTGGTCGTCGGTCCCGCCGAGCAGAGCGGGCGCGGTGTGCTGCCGGAGGGCACCCGCGGGTCGTTCCGCGGTTTCGGTGTGGGGGTCGACGTACGGCTGGGCCGGGACGGGGAGTCCGAGCGCGAACTGCCCACCTCGCTCGCCGTCGCCGCCTGGCTCCTGGCGCGCACCGGCTGGTCCGATGCCCCGATCGAGGGACTCGGTGTGGGGGAACCGCTGGAGCCCGAGCGGTGTATCCAGACCGGGAGGGGAATCGCCGCCCGGGCCGAGCGGGTGGCGTTGCTGGTGATGGGCGACGCCAGCGCCTGCCGCACGCTCAAGGCACCCGGTTACCTCGACGAGCGCGCGGCCCCCTTCGACGCGGAGGTCGCGCGGGCCCTGGGCGCGGCCGACGTGGCGGCCCTGCGCGCGCTGGACGCCGACCTGGCGTACGAGCTCAAGGCCTCCGGCCGCGCGCCCTGGCAGGTCCTCGCGGGGGCCGCCGAGGGGGCGGACCTGGGCGGCTCGCTGCTGTACGAGGACGCGCCGTACGGCGTGGGGTACGTGGTCGCGACCTGGTCGTGA
- the miaB gene encoding tRNA (N6-isopentenyl adenosine(37)-C2)-methylthiotransferase MiaB, whose product MTSSSDRGPVVDVSSPKTYEVRTYGCQMNVHDSERLSGLLEEAGYVPAPEGSDGDADVVVFNTCAVRENADNRLYGNLGRLAPRKASRPGMQIAVGGCLAQKDRDTIVKKAPWVDVVFGTHNIGKLPVLLERARVQEEAQVEIAESLEAFPSTLPTRRESAYAAWVSISVGCNNTCTFCIVPALRGKEKDRRTGDILAEIEALVGEGVSEITLLGQNVNAYGSDIGDREAFSKLLRACGTIEGLERVRFTSPHPRDFTDDVIAAMAETPNVMPQLHMPLQSGSDTVLKAMRRSYRQDRYLGIIEKVRAAMPDAAISTDIIVGFPGETEEDFEQTMHVVREARFTNAFTFQYSKRPGTPAATMEGQIPKEVVQSRYERLVALQEEISWEENKKQVGRTLELMVAEGEGRKDGATHRLSGRAPDNRLVHFTKPDQEVRPGDVVTVEITYAAPHHLLAEGAVLDVRRTRAGDAWEKRNAAEAAAPAGVMLGLPKIGVPEPLPAATGGCAAH is encoded by the coding sequence ATGACCAGCAGCAGCGACCGGGGCCCGGTAGTGGACGTTTCATCTCCGAAAACGTACGAAGTGCGCACTTACGGGTGCCAGATGAACGTCCATGACTCCGAGCGATTGTCCGGACTGCTGGAGGAGGCGGGATACGTGCCCGCCCCCGAGGGCTCCGACGGTGACGCGGACGTCGTCGTCTTCAACACCTGCGCGGTGCGGGAGAACGCCGACAACCGGCTCTACGGCAACCTCGGTCGGCTCGCCCCCAGGAAGGCCTCGCGGCCCGGCATGCAGATCGCCGTCGGCGGCTGCCTCGCCCAGAAGGACCGCGACACCATCGTCAAGAAGGCGCCCTGGGTGGACGTCGTCTTCGGCACGCACAACATCGGCAAGCTGCCGGTCCTGCTGGAACGCGCGCGCGTGCAGGAGGAGGCGCAGGTCGAGATCGCCGAGTCCCTGGAGGCGTTCCCGTCCACCCTGCCGACCCGCCGCGAGAGCGCCTACGCGGCGTGGGTGTCGATCTCCGTCGGCTGCAACAACACCTGCACCTTCTGCATCGTCCCGGCCCTGCGCGGCAAGGAGAAGGACCGCCGCACCGGCGACATCCTCGCCGAGATCGAGGCCCTGGTCGGCGAGGGCGTCTCCGAGATCACGCTGCTCGGGCAGAACGTCAACGCGTACGGCTCCGACATCGGCGACCGCGAGGCCTTCAGCAAGCTGCTGCGGGCCTGCGGCACCATCGAGGGCCTGGAGCGCGTCCGCTTCACCTCGCCCCACCCCCGCGACTTCACGGACGACGTGATCGCGGCGATGGCGGAGACCCCGAACGTCATGCCCCAGCTCCACATGCCGCTCCAGTCCGGTTCGGACACCGTCCTGAAGGCGATGCGCCGCTCCTACCGCCAGGACCGCTACCTCGGGATCATCGAGAAGGTCCGCGCCGCCATGCCTGACGCCGCGATCTCGACCGACATCATCGTGGGCTTCCCCGGCGAGACCGAGGAGGACTTCGAGCAGACCATGCACGTGGTCCGTGAGGCCCGCTTCACCAACGCCTTCACCTTCCAGTACTCCAAGCGCCCGGGGACCCCCGCGGCGACCATGGAGGGGCAGATCCCCAAGGAGGTCGTGCAGTCGCGCTACGAGCGGCTCGTCGCCCTCCAGGAGGAGATCTCCTGGGAGGAGAACAAGAAGCAGGTCGGCCGCACCCTGGAGCTGATGGTCGCCGAGGGCGAGGGCCGCAAGGACGGCGCCACCCACCGCCTCTCCGGCCGTGCCCCCGACAACCGCCTGGTCCACTTCACCAAGCCCGACCAGGAGGTCCGCCCCGGCGACGTGGTCACGGTCGAGATCACCTACGCCGCCCCCCACCACCTCCTCGCCGAGGGCGCCGTCCTCGACGTGCGCCGCACGCGCGCGGGCGACGCGTGGGAGAAGCGCAACGCGGCCGAAGCCGCCGCGCCCGCGGGTGTCATGCTGGGCCTCCCGAAGATCGGGGTTCCCGAGCCGCTGCCGGCGGCCACGGGCGGCTGCGCGGCGCACTGA
- the argG gene encoding argininosuccinate synthase, with product MSKVLTSLPAGERVGIAFSGGLDTSVAVAWMRDKGAIPCTYTAHIGQYDEPDIDSVPGRAKTYGAEIARLVDCRAALVEEGLAALTCGAFHIRSGGRAYFNTTPLGRAVTGTLLVRAMMEDNVQIWGDGSTFKGNDIERFYRYGLLANPNLRIYKPWLDADFVTELGGRKEMSEWLVAHQLPYRDSTEKAYSTDANIWGATHEAKTLEHLNTGIETVDPIMGVRFWDPSVEIAPEDVTIGFDQGRPVTINGKEFGSAVDLVMEANAIGGRHGLGMSDQIENRIIEAKSRGIYEAPGMALLHAAYERLVNAIHNEDTLAQYHNEGRRLGRLMYEGRWLDPQALMIRESLQRWVGAAVTGEVTLRLRRGEDYSILDTTGPAFSYHPDKLSMERTEDSAFGPVDRIGQLTMRNLDIADSRAKLEQYAGLGLIGTGSPTIGASQAAATGLIGTMPELPEGGAEAIASRGEVSEDEALLDRAAMEFGTD from the coding sequence ATGTCCAAGGTCCTCACGTCCCTCCCCGCCGGCGAACGCGTCGGCATCGCCTTCTCCGGCGGTCTCGACACCTCCGTCGCGGTCGCGTGGATGCGCGACAAGGGCGCCATCCCGTGCACCTACACCGCGCACATCGGCCAGTACGACGAGCCCGACATCGACTCGGTGCCCGGCCGCGCGAAGACCTACGGTGCCGAGATCGCGCGCCTGGTCGACTGCCGGGCCGCGCTCGTGGAGGAGGGGCTGGCAGCGCTCACCTGCGGGGCGTTCCACATCCGCTCGGGCGGGCGGGCGTACTTCAACACCACCCCGCTGGGCCGTGCCGTCACCGGCACGCTCCTGGTGCGGGCGATGATGGAGGACAACGTCCAGATCTGGGGCGACGGTTCCACCTTCAAGGGCAACGACATCGAGCGGTTCTACCGCTACGGCCTGCTGGCCAACCCGAACCTGCGGATCTACAAGCCGTGGCTGGACGCGGACTTCGTGACCGAGCTCGGCGGCCGCAAGGAGATGTCCGAGTGGCTGGTCGCGCACCAGCTGCCGTACCGGGACTCGACGGAGAAGGCGTACTCGACCGACGCCAACATCTGGGGCGCCACGCACGAGGCCAAGACCCTGGAGCACCTCAACACCGGCATCGAGACCGTCGACCCGATCATGGGCGTCAGGTTCTGGGACCCGTCGGTCGAGATCGCGCCCGAGGACGTGACGATCGGCTTCGACCAGGGCCGCCCGGTGACCATCAACGGCAAGGAGTTCGGCTCCGCCGTCGACCTGGTCATGGAGGCCAACGCCATCGGCGGCCGGCACGGCCTGGGCATGTCCGACCAGATCGAGAACCGGATCATCGAGGCGAAGAGCCGCGGCATCTACGAGGCGCCCGGCATGGCGCTGCTCCACGCGGCCTACGAGCGTCTCGTCAACGCGATCCACAACGAGGACACCCTCGCCCAGTACCACAACGAGGGCCGGCGCCTGGGCCGTCTCATGTACGAGGGCCGCTGGCTGGACCCGCAGGCCCTGATGATCCGCGAGTCGCTCCAGCGGTGGGTCGGCGCGGCGGTCACGGGCGAGGTCACCCTGCGGCTGCGGCGGGGCGAGGACTACTCGATCCTCGACACCACGGGCCCGGCGTTCTCGTACCACCCGGACAAGCTGTCCATGGAGCGCACCGAGGACTCGGCCTTCGGCCCGGTGGACCGGATCGGCCAGCTCACCATGCGCAACCTCGACATCGCCGACTCCCGCGCCAAGCTGGAGCAGTACGCGGGCCTCGGCCTGATCGGCACCGGCAGCCCCACGATCGGCGCGTCCCAGGCCGCGGCAACGGGCCTCATCGGCACCATGCCGGAGCTCCCCGAGGGCGGCGCCGAGGCGATCGCCTCCCGCGGCGAGGTCTCGGAGGACGAGGCCCTCCTGGACCGGGCGGCGATGGAGTTCGGCACGGACTGA
- the rutA gene encoding pyrimidine utilization protein A — translation MDIGVFIPIGNNGWLISKSSPQYLPTFELNKAVVQKAEEHGFDFALSMIKLKGFGGETEFWDHCLESFTLMAGLAAVTERIKLYASTPILALPPAIVARMAVTVDSIAPGRFGVNIVTGWAPGEYAQMGVWPGDEHFGNRYARAEEYVTVMKELWSEGVSNFKGAFYEMDDCVLSPRPAGGHIDIVAAGQSGTGMRFAAEHADYNFILGSGVNTPLAFSDSAATLVAAARETGRDVGALSLFMVIADETDEAARAKWQSYHDGADHAALAYMAGESATDTTADDSSTARTIVLPEGAVNFNMGTLVGSYESVARMLDEIAGVEGTKGIMLVFDDFLEGIERFGTRIQPLMGSRADRT, via the coding sequence ATGGACATCGGTGTCTTCATCCCCATCGGCAACAACGGCTGGCTCATCTCGAAGAGTTCCCCGCAGTACCTGCCGACGTTCGAGCTCAACAAGGCCGTCGTCCAGAAGGCCGAGGAGCACGGGTTCGATTTCGCCCTGTCCATGATCAAGCTCAAGGGCTTCGGCGGGGAGACCGAGTTCTGGGACCACTGCCTGGAGTCGTTCACGCTGATGGCGGGCCTGGCCGCCGTGACCGAGCGGATCAAGCTGTACGCCTCCACGCCGATCCTCGCCCTGCCGCCGGCCATCGTCGCCCGCATGGCGGTCACCGTCGACTCCATCGCCCCCGGCCGCTTCGGCGTCAACATCGTCACCGGGTGGGCGCCCGGCGAGTACGCGCAGATGGGCGTCTGGCCCGGCGACGAGCACTTCGGCAACCGGTACGCGCGTGCCGAGGAGTACGTGACGGTGATGAAGGAGCTGTGGAGCGAGGGCGTCAGCAACTTCAAGGGCGCGTTCTACGAGATGGACGACTGCGTGCTCTCGCCGCGCCCCGCGGGCGGGCACATCGACATCGTGGCCGCGGGGCAGAGCGGTACGGGGATGCGGTTCGCCGCGGAGCACGCCGACTACAACTTCATCCTGGGCAGCGGGGTGAACACCCCGCTGGCGTTCTCGGACAGCGCGGCCACGCTGGTGGCGGCGGCGCGGGAGACCGGCCGTGACGTGGGCGCGCTGTCGCTGTTCATGGTCATCGCCGACGAGACGGACGAGGCGGCCCGCGCGAAATGGCAGTCGTACCACGACGGCGCCGACCACGCGGCGCTCGCCTACATGGCGGGGGAGTCGGCCACGGATACCACCGCCGACGACTCCTCCACGGCCCGCACCATCGTGCTGCCCGAGGGCGCGGTGAACTTCAACATGGGCACGCTGGTGGGGTCGTACGAGAGCGTCGCCCGCATGCTCGACGAGATCGCCGGGGTCGAGGGCACCAAGGGGATCATGCTGGTGTTCGACGACTTCCTCGAGGGGATCGAGAGGTTCGGGACGCGGATCCAGCCGTTGATGGGGTCGCGGGCGGACCGGACGTGA